One genomic segment of Hydra vulgaris chromosome 14, alternate assembly HydraT2T_AEP includes these proteins:
- the LOC100202475 gene encoding ras-related protein Rab-7a isoform X2, producing MSASRKKVLLKVIILGDSGVGKTSLMNQYVNKKFSNQYKATIGADFLTKEVMVDDRLVTMQIWDTAGQERFQSLGVAFYRGADCCVLVFDVTAPNSFKTLDSWRDEFLIQASPRDPENFPFVVLGNKVDLENRAVSAKRAQQWCHSKNEIPYFETSAKEGINVEHAFQTIAKKALAQEADVELYNDFPDQIKLNPDNKPRTSDCAC from the exons tgtcGGTAAGACTTCATTGATGAATCAGTATGTAAACAAAAAGTTCAGTAATCAATACAAAGCTACTATTGGTGCTGACTTTTTAACTAAAGAGGTTATGGTGGATGATAGACTAGTTACAATGCAG atttgggATACTGCAGGTCAAGAGCGTTTTCAAAGCTTAGGGGTGGCTTTCTATCGTGGTGCAGACTGCTGTGTGCTTGTTTTTGATGTTACTGCTcctaattcatttaaaactctGGATAGTTGGAGAGATGAGTTTTTAATTCAGGCTAGTCCACGAGATCCTGAAAATTTTCCATTTGTTGTGTTAGGGAATAAAGTTGACCTGGAAAATAGAGCa GTTTCAGCAAAACGTGCTCAACAATGGTGTCATAGCAAAAATGAGATTCCATATTTTGAAACAAGTGCAAAAGAAGGTATCAACGTAGAGCACGCTTTTCAAACAATTGCGAAAAAAGCACTTGCCCAAGAAGCAGACGTAGAACTATACAATGATTTTCCAgatcaaatcaaattaaatcCCGACAATAAACCTCGCACTAGCGACTGTGCTTGCTGA